One window of Chryseobacterium indologenes genomic DNA carries:
- a CDS encoding DUF6702 family protein, translated as MSGKLFFGFLLFVTMVFQSFVSDEAFHPYHVGSVEINYNSKSRTFEVTGRFFLDDMENGLGKKYGGAFHFNDEKYKARLNDALQKYCSEYFKLKADNKFLKVNYIGYEEDQESVDIFLESEPVTIPKKVETAVSFLYNLFDDQINIVHIIVNGQRSSEKLTYPNRYLYKQF; from the coding sequence ATGTCGGGTAAGCTTTTTTTTGGATTTCTTTTATTCGTAACCATGGTATTTCAGAGTTTTGTGAGTGATGAAGCTTTTCATCCTTATCATGTAGGCTCTGTGGAAATTAATTATAATTCAAAATCCAGAACATTTGAAGTGACGGGACGATTCTTCCTTGATGATATGGAAAATGGTCTGGGAAAAAAATATGGAGGAGCTTTTCATTTTAATGATGAAAAATATAAAGCAAGATTGAATGATGCCCTGCAAAAATACTGTTCAGAATATTTCAAGCTAAAAGCTGATAACAAATTTTTAAAAGTAAATTATATCGGATATGAAGAAGATCAGGAATCAGTAGATATCTTTCTCGAGTCTGAACCTGTAACCATACCTAAAAAAGTGGAAACTGCCGTAAGTTTTCTATACAACCTTTTCGATGATCAGATCAATATTGTTCATATTATTGTAAACGGACAAAGAAGCAGTGAAAAGCTTACTTATCCTAACCGCTATCTCTATAAACAGTTCTAA
- a CDS encoding HupE/UreJ family protein, which yields MQDFLFYLNLGWEHIISLDALDHQLFVLALIAAYSYNDWKKILILVTAFTIGHSITLALSILDVFRVPSDWVEFLIPLTIVLTSLDNIIMKNQKQTLMRANYYLALIFGLVHGMGFANTARVMIAKSQSIALPLLGFNIGLELGQIVIVAAILIILFISLNLFKVNKKDWILFVSSGVFALSLKMTLERIPF from the coding sequence ATGCAGGATTTTCTTTTTTATTTAAACCTTGGATGGGAACATATTATTTCTTTGGATGCTTTAGATCATCAGTTATTTGTTCTGGCGTTGATTGCTGCTTATTCTTACAATGACTGGAAAAAAATTCTGATTCTTGTTACGGCATTTACCATCGGGCATTCCATTACATTAGCTTTAAGTATTCTGGATGTCTTCAGAGTTCCGTCTGACTGGGTTGAGTTTTTAATTCCTCTGACGATTGTACTGACATCATTGGATAATATCATTATGAAAAATCAAAAGCAGACCCTGATGCGGGCCAATTATTATCTTGCATTGATCTTTGGTCTGGTACATGGAATGGGATTCGCCAATACCGCAAGGGTCATGATTGCGAAAAGTCAAAGTATTGCTTTACCTCTGCTGGGATTCAATATTGGTCTGGAACTGGGACAAATTGTAATTGTTGCTGCAATCTTAATCATTCTGTTTATTTCACTCAATCTTTTCAAAGTGAATAAAAAAGACTGGATCCTCTTTGTTTCTTCCGGGGTATTTGCTTTATCCTTAAAAATGACTTTGGAAAGAATTCCTTTTTAA
- a CDS encoding M1 family metallopeptidase produces the protein MKLKVVILSLSVFAYTGFTAQNIQNNPGSNHGNKFEQLGTILPTPNIYRTASGAPGHGYWQNRADYNISAYLDEDKRNLKGSETVTYYNNSPDDLDYIWLQLDENEHSNIRNAGYDTSSVLRPSTTDQQLKVTELPVKDNGYGVSLEKVTDASGNALKYTVNKTMMRIDLPKVLKKGEKFVFKVDWNYNISNRMKMGGRGGYENFPEDGNDLYTITQWYPRMCVYSDFQGWQNHQFTGRGEFALVFGDFKVSVNVPSDHIVGGTGECKNYDQVLTSDQLSRYRKAENASEPIEIVTLDEAKKAEKNHSKQRKIWVFEAKDVRDFAWTSSRKFVWDGMRVTIPENNNKVMAMSFYPKESYGLYRKFSTKAVAHTIKTYSEFTIPYPYPVAQSVEAANGMEYPMICFNFGRTEKDGTYSEGTKNGMLGVIIHEVGHNFFPMIINSDERQWAWMDEGLNTFTEYLTEEKWDNKFPSKRGPAWTIVDYMKLPKDQLEPIMSNSENIVQYGPNAYSKPATGLNILRETIMGRELFDKAFKTYAKRWAFKHPEPADLFRTMEDASGEDLDWFWRGWFYGTDPVDIAIDKVTVAVPNLDTDPKAAAEVKYQVEKPLVNSFEDLSKIRNREDKNIKFYVDTDKAAQDFYYKYDRGQEKVDNNKEYTIKTEAGLPLDAKDKEKFKNITGYQIDFVNKGGLVMPIILEFTFEDGSKLYDKSAAQIWRLNEQKVSKTYYFDKKLKSIQLDPMRETADIDTNNNFWSSTGSGTETSKFQLFKQKQEGGTVRGGSTGKVNPMQAAGKS, from the coding sequence ATGAAACTAAAAGTTGTTATACTTTCACTTTCTGTATTTGCATATACAGGTTTCACCGCACAAAATATTCAGAATAACCCGGGCAGCAACCACGGTAACAAGTTTGAGCAGCTGGGAACTATTCTGCCAACACCCAACATTTACAGAACGGCTTCAGGAGCTCCGGGACACGGATACTGGCAAAACAGAGCCGATTATAACATTTCCGCTTATCTGGATGAGGATAAAAGAAATCTGAAGGGTTCGGAAACGGTGACATACTACAACAATTCTCCGGATGATCTGGATTATATCTGGCTGCAGCTTGATGAAAACGAACACTCAAACATCAGGAATGCCGGGTACGATACTTCATCTGTTCTTCGTCCTTCAACGACTGATCAGCAGCTTAAAGTAACAGAACTTCCCGTTAAGGATAATGGTTATGGAGTAAGTCTTGAGAAAGTAACAGATGCTTCAGGTAATGCTTTGAAGTACACGGTTAACAAAACCATGATGCGTATTGACCTTCCCAAGGTTTTGAAAAAGGGTGAAAAATTCGTTTTCAAGGTAGACTGGAACTACAATATCTCCAACAGAATGAAAATGGGAGGCCGTGGAGGTTATGAAAACTTCCCTGAAGATGGTAATGATCTGTATACGATAACCCAATGGTATCCAAGAATGTGTGTATACAGTGACTTCCAGGGCTGGCAGAACCACCAGTTTACCGGAAGAGGTGAATTTGCATTGGTTTTCGGGGACTTTAAAGTTTCAGTGAATGTTCCTTCCGATCATATTGTAGGCGGAACAGGAGAATGTAAAAATTATGATCAGGTATTAACTTCTGATCAGCTATCAAGATACAGAAAAGCTGAAAATGCCTCTGAACCTATTGAAATCGTAACGTTGGATGAAGCTAAAAAAGCAGAGAAAAATCATTCAAAACAAAGAAAAATATGGGTTTTTGAAGCAAAAGATGTCCGTGATTTTGCATGGACTTCTTCGAGAAAGTTTGTATGGGACGGAATGCGTGTAACGATTCCTGAAAACAATAATAAAGTAATGGCAATGAGTTTCTATCCAAAAGAATCTTATGGTCTTTACAGAAAGTTTTCCACAAAAGCGGTTGCACATACAATTAAAACCTATTCAGAATTTACCATTCCTTATCCATATCCTGTAGCGCAATCTGTAGAAGCGGCGAACGGAATGGAATATCCAATGATCTGTTTCAATTTCGGAAGAACTGAAAAAGACGGAACCTATTCCGAAGGAACCAAAAACGGAATGCTCGGAGTAATTATTCATGAGGTTGGACACAACTTCTTCCCAATGATCATTAATTCTGATGAAAGACAATGGGCATGGATGGATGAAGGTCTGAATACATTTACAGAATATCTTACAGAAGAAAAATGGGATAATAAATTCCCTTCCAAAAGAGGACCGGCATGGACGATCGTAGATTATATGAAACTTCCGAAAGATCAGCTGGAGCCTATCATGAGTAACTCTGAAAATATTGTTCAATATGGTCCGAACGCGTATTCAAAACCTGCAACAGGATTGAATATTCTTCGTGAAACGATCATGGGAAGAGAACTTTTCGACAAAGCTTTTAAAACCTATGCTAAAAGATGGGCATTCAAACATCCTGAACCTGCAGATTTATTCCGTACCATGGAAGATGCCAGCGGTGAAGATCTAGACTGGTTCTGGAGAGGCTGGTTCTACGGTACAGATCCTGTAGATATTGCAATTGATAAAGTAACGGTAGCCGTTCCCAACCTGGATACAGACCCGAAAGCAGCGGCTGAAGTGAAATATCAGGTTGAAAAACCATTGGTCAACAGTTTTGAAGATCTTTCAAAAATCAGAAACAGAGAAGATAAGAATATTAAATTCTATGTAGATACTGATAAAGCTGCTCAGGATTTCTATTATAAATATGACAGAGGCCAGGAAAAGGTTGATAATAACAAGGAATACACGATCAAAACAGAAGCTGGTCTTCCTTTAGATGCTAAGGATAAAGAGAAGTTCAAAAATATTACAGGATATCAGATCGATTTTGTAAATAAAGGCGGATTGGTAATGCCGATCATTCTTGAATTTACTTTTGAAGATGGTTCAAAATTATACGATAAATCTGCAGCACAGATCTGGAGACTGAATGAGCAAAAGGTTTCCAAAACCTATTATTTTGATAAGAAATTAAAATCTATCCAGCTTGATCCAATGAGAGAAACCGCTGATATTGATACAAACAATAATTTCTGGAGCAGCACCGGATCAGGGACTGAAACTTCAAAATTCCAACTCTTTAAACAAAAACAGGAAGGAGGAACTGTAAGAGGAGGCTCAACCGGAAAGGTGAATCCAATGCAGGCCGCAGGAAAAAGTTAA
- a CDS encoding LytR/AlgR family response regulator transcription factor, with protein MANLTIVNVDDEYPALQLVKQYCDQLEDVELLASFQKPEEALAFLKANKVDLVVFDINMPGMNGVELLQQLPDPPLCIFLTLETKYAVKAFELDVVHYLIKPVDFDTFKKAVNKARDFVQFKSSAGSKQQEDFIMFKSNYVMNKVFLKDILWIQGFGEYIVLMTPLKKYMILERMSNFEEKFQHFGFIRIHKSYIVLSDHINSYNSGHVFLKNGEELPLGRTYKKNLKAHLS; from the coding sequence ATGGCTAATCTGACTATCGTTAATGTAGATGATGAGTATCCTGCATTACAGCTTGTAAAACAATATTGCGATCAGCTTGAAGATGTTGAGCTGCTGGCTTCATTTCAGAAACCGGAAGAGGCACTGGCGTTCTTGAAAGCCAATAAAGTAGATCTGGTTGTTTTCGATATCAATATGCCTGGTATGAATGGTGTAGAACTTCTGCAGCAGCTTCCTGATCCGCCTTTGTGTATTTTCCTTACCCTTGAGACAAAATATGCGGTGAAAGCATTTGAACTGGATGTGGTTCATTATCTTATCAAGCCTGTGGATTTTGATACCTTTAAAAAAGCAGTCAATAAAGCAAGGGATTTTGTTCAGTTTAAAAGCTCGGCAGGCAGTAAGCAACAAGAAGATTTTATTATGTTCAAATCCAATTATGTGATGAATAAAGTTTTCCTTAAAGATATTCTTTGGATACAGGGATTCGGTGAATATATCGTACTGATGACTCCATTGAAAAAGTATATGATTTTGGAGAGAATGTCAAATTTTGAAGAGAAATTTCAGCATTTCGGATTCATCAGAATTCATAAGTCTTATATTGTATTATCAGATCATATCAATTCTTACAATTCCGGACATGTTTTCCTGAAAAATGGAGAAGAACTTCCATTGGGAAGAACCTATAAAAAGAATTTAAAAGCACATTTAAGCTAA
- a CDS encoding sensor histidine kinase gives MNTIFNVGIYYLVYYYLVPRFYLSNKYPEFILYALICFLVSSLFRILWEPAVFQMDFSEKGYHVGFLYNVYISQGIIILVGSFLGITKDKFLIEQDVISLGEEKDQLYLDLLKSKLNPHFLLNTLNNIYANSFTHSEKTSDSILQLSKLLKYIIYDSGKEKVTVSQEFSSLKALAALYQLKYNNQLDIVMDIEEQDEFDIAEIPSAILLTLFENALKHSAIGEDAHGFIKLFCNIERSELYFEIINSVGRDRIHAAESEYHGLGNEAIIHILEKFYPDHYEFYSGPKENDQYKIALTITING, from the coding sequence TTGAATACAATTTTCAATGTGGGAATCTATTATCTGGTATATTATTATCTTGTTCCCCGGTTTTATTTATCCAATAAGTACCCTGAGTTTATCCTTTATGCTTTAATCTGCTTTTTGGTGTCCAGTCTTTTCAGGATTTTGTGGGAGCCTGCGGTTTTTCAGATGGATTTCAGCGAAAAAGGCTATCATGTAGGTTTTCTTTATAATGTCTACATTTCACAGGGGATCATTATTCTGGTGGGATCTTTTTTGGGGATTACCAAAGACAAATTTTTAATAGAGCAGGATGTAATCAGTCTTGGAGAAGAGAAAGATCAGCTTTATCTTGATTTGCTGAAGTCTAAACTGAATCCTCATTTTTTACTGAATACTCTTAACAATATATATGCGAACAGTTTTACACATTCGGAGAAGACCTCGGATTCTATTTTGCAGCTTAGTAAACTTCTGAAGTATATTATTTATGACAGTGGGAAAGAAAAAGTTACGGTTTCTCAGGAGTTTTCTTCCCTGAAAGCGCTTGCCGCTTTATATCAGCTTAAATATAATAACCAGCTTGACATTGTCATGGATATTGAAGAGCAGGATGAATTTGACATTGCTGAAATCCCGTCTGCTATCCTTCTTACTTTATTTGAAAATGCTTTAAAACACTCAGCAATAGGAGAGGATGCCCATGGTTTTATAAAATTATTCTGTAATATTGAGCGCTCTGAACTGTATTTTGAAATTATAAATTCTGTAGGGAGAGATAGAATTCATGCAGCTGAATCTGAATATCACGGATTGGGTAATGAAGCAATTATTCATATATTGGAAAAATTTTATCCTGATCACTATGAATTTTATTCCGGACCGAAAGAGAATGATCAATATAAAATTGCTTTAACAATTACTATCAATGGCTAA
- a CDS encoding DUF2490 domain-containing protein, which yields MWFQYLMSAKITDKSTLTALTQYRSFDLAYDTRLFLVNAYVDYEVVENIKPAAGAMFLILESYNADDSKKIRYEKRPFQQVTADYYIGRTSISNRLRVEERFISNPDEFEVRIRYLISVRIPFNKKGEKEKLYGILKNEIRMNVDKLEPFDSNRITAGLGIKLGKNSALELAFINQLETRKTSNYGFIGFRNNFDWRKKKQQ from the coding sequence ATGTGGTTTCAGTACCTGATGTCGGCAAAGATTACCGATAAAAGTACTTTAACTGCACTTACCCAATACCGCTCTTTCGACCTGGCTTATGATACAAGACTTTTTCTGGTGAATGCTTATGTAGATTATGAAGTGGTGGAAAACATAAAACCAGCTGCAGGAGCTATGTTTTTGATCCTTGAATCTTATAATGCTGACGATTCTAAAAAAATAAGATATGAAAAAAGACCTTTTCAACAGGTAACCGCTGATTATTACATTGGCAGAACGTCAATCTCCAACCGTCTTAGAGTTGAGGAACGTTTCATCAGTAATCCGGATGAATTTGAAGTAAGAATCCGATACCTCATCTCCGTCAGAATTCCTTTCAATAAAAAAGGAGAAAAGGAAAAACTCTACGGCATTCTTAAAAATGAAATAAGAATGAATGTTGATAAGCTGGAACCTTTCGACAGTAATCGTATTACGGCAGGTCTTGGAATAAAATTAGGAAAAAATTCTGCGTTGGAGCTTGCCTTTATCAATCAACTGGAAACCAGAAAAACAAGTAATTACGGATTTATAGGTTTCAGAAACAATTTTGACTGGAGAAAAAAGAAACAACAATAA